ACCAGCTTCCCCTTCACACTGCTACCTACCCTGCCGTGGTACCCTTGCTCAGCCATGCGCTTGGCCTCCTGCTGCACTAACTCCTCACAGCGCTGCCGCGCtgatctctcttcttcctcctcctccctctggcGCTGCTGCTCCTCCCGTTCTTGTAAGCGGCGCTCTGTCAGCTGGGCACAGAGAAGATGGGGCTGTTACAGCAAGATGGGACACAGGCTGGGCGCCTTCCACAGCTGGGTGTGTGTCTGGAAAGCGTGCAGTACCTGCgcctccagctcctgcctgcgCGCTGTCTTcagttcttcctcctgctccttctctcgCCTACTCAGTTCTTTTGCCTCTTCAAGTTCTTTAATCAGCTGCTCTCGATACTTTATAGACTCTTCTTGGGCTCGTCTGTTTAACTCCATCTTCTCTTGGATCTggcgctgcctgcctgcaaggACCTTTGTGAAGTGAGAGGATTAAGGGAGAAGATAAATCAAGAACTGGGGAAATCTCAGTGCAGACAGTTAAATCATTCTCAGGAAATGTATCAGACCAGCACAAAAACTCTGCCCTGGGTACTGAAGGCTGTAACCCTCTGGAGGGTGGAGGGTTACAGCTGGAACAATAGCTTCAGCAAACCAAGAGAGACACCTCATCAAAAAAGGTCATTACCTCATTCATCAGGCGATCTCTGgctgccttctctctttcccattcttcttccctcttctcccacacTTTTTTAGCTTCCTCActaaaagagagggaaagaattaTCTCTAAGGTTACTacttacagttaaaaaaaccctatatatTCCATGGGCATATAGACAAGCTACTCTGTGCTTTAGAGGAGCACTTGGGTTTCTCTTCATGTTTGTTCCCAGGCAGCTAACGTGTCCGCCCCACCTGTGCCTATTTCAgagaactgctctgatttctTTGTTACTGAACAGCAGGAGGTAACACAAAGGAAACACTGGCTTGTAGCAGGACTTCTAATCTGCCCCAGGCACAGAAGGGCCTCGGGAGGAAGCTTGTCTCTTCAACAGGGACAGTACTTCACACGGGGGTGGGTAGTTAAGGGCATTGCTGGAAAAGCTCAAGATTTTGCAAATCTTCCCTCTGCGACAAAACCTTGAACTAAAATTTGATGGTAGCACACACTGTCCTGTCACAGTGAAGATGTTCTCTGTACTGGGGGGAGTGTAAGGTGAACCTGAATGAGGAGCCCGAGGCAGCTTTTATCTACAAGCCCTCaggtacaaaaggaaaaaatatgcagGTTTTGGAGTCACTTAGACTAAACCCCTCCACATCAGTAATGCAGAATCATTGAAAGTTGGTTACAAAGAACTTACAACTAAAAGGTAGTTCTTGCCATCTGTGTGTTACTAcctcttttttgttattaaagcTGTTGCATTAAAGCTAACGTAACAGAAATTACAGACTAGGTCTCGGGCTGAGGTAATTGAAAAACAGCCTCAGGCTTTGATGCTGTCTGTACTGGCATGCAGCTGCCCCGCACAGTACTTGGCACAAGGAATGAAGGGGCAGCACTCGCTTCTGCTGCGGTGCTTCTAGACCTGTAAAGACAACCACACACCTTTTTCTAACATGCACTTTTCAAAGCCTATTTAACAAAGATGACTGGAGCTCTGCCAACCAGGAGGGGGTATTCAGCACATACGGTCTCTTTAGATGATGCTCAGAGGTGGGCGGACTCACCTAAACATAAtctgcagctctgcctccctctccttttctaaCTGGAGCTGTTCCTCAATGACACGTTTCATCCAGGCAACATCTGCAACAGCTTTTTCCCGTCGCGCGGACTGGCGGCGCTGATCCTCATCTTCTTTCTCAAGGAGGGCCAATAAGATTTGCCGGTCTATCTCCTTGAGAAAAGCCACAAGATTAACAGCTATCCAACAAGCTTCCAgcctgtctgcagggctgctctctacaAATTATTGGTGACACAGTGTCAAGAGTGTGCTCAGGAAGACACTCAAGTCTGCTGGCTTCCTCATGATCTTTTTGCTCCAGCCCTGTTCACAAGCTGGAAGGGGCTTCCTAACTAATTATCTGTAGGCAGACAcataaacaaaacacaaagaacaagtttcttcagCACACAGTATCTATAACATATAAATCAAGGGGTATTTTCTCTTACCAGCTCCTCTTGTATCTGCTGGGCTCGTCTCTTTAACTGGGCATTACACTGATGCCTCAAAAAGcgactgaaggaggaaaaaaaaaaaaataaaacattcaaactGACTCTAAAGCCCTATGTTGTTATATGCTGGCACTCAAGAAGGTGCATCTATGATAACAGGCAACAGAGGTACCTGCTACCGCTAACATGAACAAAAAGAAGTAACGGCACCAATGCATTTGCTTGTTGGCTGTTCCCAGTGCTTCCATCAAAAACTAAATATTTACAACCCACTGCTGCTACCGGCAACACCTCCTTGTGCCACAAGTTCTATTTCAGACATAGGAACAGATTCTACCCAAGCCGTGCCGAAACAAGCTACGCTTGATCACATACCCAAGCTCTTTCTTCTTCCGCTGCTCttccatttgtttcctttcttcttccaagttttccagctcccactgctgctttAATAAATTCTGCCgttcttttttcagctttgttgtctagaaggaaaaaacaaccaccaaGAAAGAGTACGTCAGAGAGCTGGACAACCCAGAGAGAGCATTTGTACTGGGGTTTGTACCCCGTTCTGCTCCTCTGCGAGCAGTCAAAATCCTCATTGCAGTAAATATTCCACTTTAGTTTCATTTGTGTCTCAGTGGCTCATGGCACAAGAGACACTGTGAGGAGCCCCAGCTAACAAAGCCTTTGACCTGAACCTGTCACACTTAGAAGTTTCTACAagtctttttttctcatctggTGCAGCACAAAAGGGAGCTCGCATTTCAAGAGGAGCAAACAAAAGCTACCAGAACTCAGGTAATATGCCAGTGTTCTTCTGGCAGGAGAGGCCTACATTACTAACAGAAATTACGTCACAGCTAACTTTGGTCCAGATTTAATCTAGCAGAAACCTGGAGGGAAGGGGTCAGGCCAGTGTTGCTGTATTTCCAAGTGAAACCATGAACTTCCTTCTCAAATGAGGAGAAACTAAAGATTACCTCTGTCTCCTGTAATTTCAGTTCTTCTATTTGTTGAAGCAACGTCTCCGCTTGCTTCTTCTCTTCCAGCCGACGCTTCTCTTCCTCTTGTCTCATTCTTTCCAGTGCTTCCCTTCGCGCAATTTCATATTCGTTTTCATAACGTTTTTTCTCTTCAAGTTCAGTTGCTTCTTGCTTTCCGAGCCAAAAGAAAACATGGCATTTAAGGTTAGGCTAACGCAAAGAAACAGCCTCTGGCTCAGGAAATCCACAAATCAAACTCCTGCAAGCTGGCATGTATTGGGAAAACACGGAACAAAATACGCTAGGAAGGAACACAAGGACAACCCAATCTACTGATCACT
This Chroicocephalus ridibundus chromosome 13, bChrRid1.1, whole genome shotgun sequence DNA region includes the following protein-coding sequences:
- the TCHP gene encoding trichoplein keratin filament-binding protein isoform X1, whose product is MALRWAARGRAAERWAAERRRELEARNRQQWERASRSFAQAAICCSRQARWSQPRTVPPSPAAVRREAEEAAVRLEQRRERLRRLLGEEQEVLAAELRELQRGGGMELARMQQRSEELRAGREEQRRKVAEQLLYEHWKKNNAELREVESELHRKHVTEAWGDQLMQKTKQEATELEEKKRYENEYEIARREALERMRQEEEKRRLEEKKQAETLLQQIEELKLQETETTKLKKERQNLLKQQWELENLEEERKQMEEQRKKKELGRFLRHQCNAQLKRRAQQIQEELEIDRQILLALLEKEDEDQRRQSARREKAVADVAWMKRVIEEQLQLEKEREAELQIMFSEEAKKVWEKREEEWEREKAARDRLMNEVLAGRQRQIQEKMELNRRAQEESIKYREQLIKELEEAKELSRREKEQEEELKTARRQELEAQLTERRLQEREEQQRQREEEEEERSARQRCEELVQQEAKRMAEQGYHGRVGSSVKGKLVPKGHPDT
- the TCHP gene encoding trichoplein keratin filament-binding protein isoform X2, which translates into the protein MALRWAARGRAAERWAAERRRELEARNRQQWERASRSFAQAAICCSRQARWSQPRTVPPSPAAVRREAEEAAVRLEQRRERLRRLLGEEQEVLAAELRELQRGGGMELARMQQRSEELRAGREEQRRKVAEQLLYEHWKKNNAELREVESELHRKHVTEAWGDQLMQKTKQEATELEEKKRYENEYEIARREALERMRQEEEKRRLEEKKQAETLLQQIEELKLQETETTKLKKERQNLLKQQWELENLEEERKQMEEQRKKKELGRFLRHQCNAQLKRRAQQIQEELEIDRQILLALLEKEDEDQRRQSARREKAVADVAWMKRVIEEQLQLEKEREAELQIMFSEEAKKVWEKREEEWEREKAARDRLMNEVLAGRQRQIQEKMELNRRAQEESIKYREQLIKELEEAKELSRREKEQEEELKTARRQELEAQLTERRLQEREEQQRQREEEEEERSARQRCEELVQQEAKRMAEQGYHGRLYSYPKAAWT